In the genome of Streptomyces sp. Tu 3180, the window CAGACGGTCGATGGCGGATTCCACGGCGTTCCACGCGGTCTGTCCCAGACCGCAGATCGAGGCGTCCCGCATCGCGCGGCCGACCTCGCGCAGCAGGGCGACGTCACCGGCGGCGTCGGCGCCGGTGCGCTCGACGATCCGGTGCAGCGCCTCCTCCTGGCGCACGGTCCCCACCCGGCAGGGCACGCACTGCCCGCACGACTCGTCCCGGAAGAACCGGGCGATGCGCAGCAGCAGGCGGGGCAGCGGCACCGTGTCGTCGAAGGCCATCACGACCCCCGAGCCGAGCGTCGTGCCCGCCTCGCGCGTGCCCTCGAAGGTGAGCGGGATGTCCAGCTCGTCGGCGCGCACGAACCCGCCGGCCGCCCCGCCGAGCAGGACCGCCCGCAGCCCCTCCCGCACCCCGGCCGGCTCCAGCAGCTCGCCGAGCGTCGCGCCGAACGGCAGCTCGTAGACCCCGGGCCGCTCCACAGCGCCCGAGACGCAGAACAGTTTCGGCCCGGTGGACCGCCCGGTGCCGACGGCCGCGTACGCCGGGGCGCCCCCGGTCAGGATCGGCAGCACGTTGACCAGCGTCTCGACGTTGTTCTCCACCGTCGGCCTGCCGAACAGGCCCTTCTCCACCGGGAAGGGGGGCTTGGAGCGGGGCTCGCCCCGGTAGCCCTCGATGGAGTTGAACAGCGCGGTCTCCTCGCCGCAGATGTAGGCGCCGGCGCCGCGCCGGATCTCGATGTCGAAGGCGTAGCCCTGACCGAGGACGTCGTCGCCCAGCAGACCGCGGGCGCGTGCCTGGTCGACGGCGTGCCGCAGGCGGTGCGTCGCCCTCGGGTACTCACCGCGCAGATAGACGTACCCGGTGTGCGCGCCGATCGCGTACGCCGCGATCGTCATCGCCTCCACCAGCGCGTACGGGTCACCCTCCATGATCACCCGGTCCTTGAAGGTGCCGGGCTCGGACTCGTCGGCGTTGCACACCAGGTAGTGCGGGTGGTCCGGCCGGGACGCGGTGGCCTGCCACTTGCGGCCGGTGGGGAAGGCGGCGCCGCCCCGCCCGACCAGGCCCGAGTCGGTGACCTCGCGGATCACTCCGGCGGGCCCCAGCTCGAAGGCCCGGCGCAGCGCCGTGTAACCCCCGTGGGCGCGGTAGTCGTCCAGCGACGCGGGATCGACCACGCCGACCCGGCCCAGCAGGGTCAGCGACGGGTCACCCGCCTGCGGCACCGCCGTCACCGCCGGCGGCTCCTCGGGCGCGGCGTCCGGCGCGCCCGCCGCGCGCACGGCCGCCTCCACGGTCGCCGGGGCCGACACGGCCGTCCGCACGGGGTCCCCGGCCCTGATCGCCAGCGTCGCGGGAGCGCGTTCGCACAGGCCCAGGCAGGGGCTGCGCTCGACGGACACCCCGCTGCCGGGACCGAGCCGCGACTCGACGCCGGCGCACAGCCCGTCCGCCCCGGCCGCCGCGCACGCCAGGTCCGTGCAGACGTGGAGCACGGTCGCCGGACGCGGCCGGACCGAGAACATCGCGTAGAACGTGGCCACCCCGTAGGCCTCCGCCGGCGGCACCGTGAGCCGGCGGCACAGGTAGCCGAGGGCGCCCTCGCTGATCCAGCCGATCCGGTCGTTGACGGCGTGCAGCCCCGGCAGCAGCAGGTCGCGGCGGTCCCGGGCCTCCCGTCCGCCACGGGCCCACCTCAGGTCGGCGGCCTCCGTCCCGTCGCGGGCGGCGCCCTCCCAGGAGGACCGGGGAGGGCCGAGCAGCGCGTCGATCGCCGCCCGCTCCTCGTCCGTCGGTTCGCCGTCACCGAAGCGCAGGTCCACTTGACGTCACCTCACAGGGGTCGCAGGGCTCGCAGCCGGGAGCTTCTCGATCCGGATCGCCGACGCCTTGAACTCCGCCGTCCCCGCGATCGGGCAGTTCGCCTCGATCGTCAGCCGGTTGGTGTCCACCTCGTCGGGAAAGTGGAACGTCATGAACGCGAGCCCCGGCCGCAGCGCGGTGTCGATCCACACCGGCGCCAGCACGGACCCGCGGCGGGAGGTCACCCGCACCTCCTCGCCCACCACGACCCCGTACCGCTCGGCGTCCTCCGGACACAGCTCGACGTGCTCGCCGCGGCGCAGCGGGGAGGAGTAACCACCGCTCTGCACGCCGGTGTTGT includes:
- a CDS encoding NAD(P)H-dependent oxidoreductase subunit E — translated: MDLRFGDGEPTDEERAAIDALLGPPRSSWEGAARDGTEAADLRWARGGREARDRRDLLLPGLHAVNDRIGWISEGALGYLCRRLTVPPAEAYGVATFYAMFSVRPRPATVLHVCTDLACAAAGADGLCAGVESRLGPGSGVSVERSPCLGLCERAPATLAIRAGDPVRTAVSAPATVEAAVRAAGAPDAAPEEPPAVTAVPQAGDPSLTLLGRVGVVDPASLDDYRAHGGYTALRRAFELGPAGVIREVTDSGLVGRGGAAFPTGRKWQATASRPDHPHYLVCNADESEPGTFKDRVIMEGDPYALVEAMTIAAYAIGAHTGYVYLRGEYPRATHRLRHAVDQARARGLLGDDVLGQGYAFDIEIRRGAGAYICGEETALFNSIEGYRGEPRSKPPFPVEKGLFGRPTVENNVETLVNVLPILTGGAPAYAAVGTGRSTGPKLFCVSGAVERPGVYELPFGATLGELLEPAGVREGLRAVLLGGAAGGFVRADELDIPLTFEGTREAGTTLGSGVVMAFDDTVPLPRLLLRIARFFRDESCGQCVPCRVGTVRQEEALHRIVERTGADAAGDVALLREVGRAMRDASICGLGQTAWNAVESAIDRLGAYE